A window from Pseudomonas campi encodes these proteins:
- the serC gene encoding 3-phosphoserine/phosphohydroxythreonine transaminase, with translation MSKRAHNFCAGPAALPTAVLQRAQAEMLDWNGLGVSVMEMSHRSDEYVAIAEKAEQDLRDLLAIPSDYKVLFLQGGASQQFAEIALNLLPEDGVADYIDTGIWSKKSIEEASRYGNVNVAASAKAYDYFAIPGQNEWQLSKDAAYLHYASNETIGGLQFDWVPEVGDTPLVVDMSSDILSREIDVSKFGLIYAGAQKNIGPSGLVVTIVREDLLGRARSVCPTMLNYKVAADNGSMYNTPATYSWYLSGLVFEWLKEQGGVAAMEQRNKAKKDLLYKAIDASDFYSNPIAKNARSWMNVPFRLADEKLDKAFLVGADARGLLNLKGHRSVGGMRASIYNATGLDAVEALVAYMAEFEKEHA, from the coding sequence GTGAGCAAGCGAGCCCATAACTTCTGCGCCGGCCCGGCCGCGCTGCCAACCGCTGTATTGCAACGTGCCCAGGCCGAGATGCTCGACTGGAACGGTCTGGGCGTCTCCGTGATGGAGATGAGCCATCGCAGCGACGAGTATGTGGCCATTGCCGAGAAGGCCGAGCAGGACCTGCGTGACCTGCTGGCCATTCCGTCGGACTACAAGGTGCTGTTCCTCCAGGGGGGTGCCAGCCAGCAGTTCGCCGAGATCGCCCTCAACCTGCTGCCGGAAGATGGCGTCGCCGACTACATCGACACCGGTATCTGGTCGAAGAAGAGCATCGAGGAGGCCAGTCGCTACGGTAACGTCAATGTCGCCGCCAGCGCCAAGGCCTACGACTACTTCGCCATTCCCGGGCAGAACGAGTGGCAACTGTCGAAAGACGCCGCCTACCTGCACTACGCCAGCAACGAGACCATCGGTGGTCTGCAGTTCGACTGGGTGCCGGAAGTGGGCGATACCCCCCTGGTGGTGGATATGTCTTCGGACATCCTCTCCCGCGAGATCGACGTGTCCAAGTTCGGCCTGATCTACGCTGGCGCGCAGAAGAACATCGGCCCGTCCGGCCTGGTGGTGACCATCGTCCGCGAAGACCTGCTCGGCCGTGCCCGCAGCGTCTGCCCGACCATGCTCAACTACAAGGTCGCCGCCGATAACGGCTCCATGTACAACACCCCGGCCACCTATTCCTGGTACCTCTCGGGCTTGGTCTTCGAGTGGCTCAAGGAGCAGGGCGGCGTGGCGGCGATGGAGCAGCGCAACAAGGCCAAGAAGGACCTGCTGTACAAGGCCATCGACGCCAGCGACTTCTACAGCAACCCGATCGCCAAGAATGCCCGTTCCTGGATGAACGTGCCGTTCCGCCTGGCCGACGAGAAACTGGACAAGGCCTTCCTGGTCGGCGCTGACGCCCGTGGTCTGCTCAACCTGAAAGGTCACCGTTCGGTGGGCGGCATGCGTGCCTCCATCTATAACGCTACCGGCCTGGACGCCGTCGAGGCCCTGGTGGCCTACATGGCGGAGTTCGAGAAGGAGCACGCCTGA
- a CDS encoding YciK family oxidoreductase, translating into MFDYQARPDLLQGRVILVTGAGRGIGAAAAKTFAAHGATVLLLGKTEANLTAVYDEIEAAGHPQPAVIPFNLETALPHQYDELAAMLESEFGKIDGLLHNAAIIGPRTPLEQLSGDNFMRVMQVNVNAMFMLTSTLLPLLKLSDDASVVFTSSSVGRKGRAYWGAYAVSKFATEGLMQTLADEIDGISNVRANSINPGATRTSMRAQAYPGENPANNPEPQAIMPAYLYLMGPDSKGVNGQAFDAQ; encoded by the coding sequence ATGTTTGACTACCAAGCCCGCCCCGACCTGCTGCAAGGCCGGGTGATTCTGGTCACTGGCGCCGGTCGTGGGATCGGCGCCGCCGCTGCCAAGACCTTCGCCGCCCATGGCGCCACCGTATTGCTGCTGGGCAAGACCGAAGCCAACCTGACCGCGGTGTACGACGAGATCGAAGCCGCCGGCCACCCGCAACCAGCGGTGATCCCGTTCAACCTAGAAACCGCCCTGCCGCACCAGTACGACGAACTGGCCGCGATGCTGGAAAGCGAGTTCGGCAAGATCGACGGCCTGCTGCACAACGCCGCCATCATCGGCCCACGTACGCCGCTGGAGCAGCTGTCCGGCGACAACTTCATGCGCGTCATGCAGGTCAACGTCAACGCCATGTTCATGCTCACCAGCACCCTGCTGCCGCTGCTCAAGCTGTCGGATGACGCCTCCGTGGTGTTCACCTCCAGCAGCGTCGGACGCAAGGGCCGCGCTTACTGGGGCGCCTATGCGGTCTCCAAGTTCGCCACCGAGGGCCTGATGCAGACCCTGGCCGACGAGATCGACGGCATCAGCAACGTGCGCGCCAACAGCATCAACCCCGGCGCCACCCGCACCAGCATGCGCGCCCAGGCCTACCCCGGGGAAAACCCGGCGAACAACCCCGAGCCGCAAGCGATCATGCCGGCCTATCTGTACCTGATGGGCCCGGACAGCAAGGGTGTCAACGGTCAGGCATTCGACGCGCAATAA
- the gyrA gene encoding DNA gyrase subunit A: MGELAKEILPVNIEDELKQSYLDYAMSVIVGRALPDARDGLKPVHRRVLFAMSELGNDWNKAYKKSARVVGDVIGKYHPHGDTAVYDTIVRMAQPFSLRYMLVDGQGNFGSVDGDNAAAMRYTEVRMAKLAHELLADLDKETVDWVPNYDGTEQIPAVMPTKIPNLLVNGSSGIAVGMATNIPPHNLSEVIDGCLALMDNGELTVDELMQYIPGPDFPTAGIINGRAGIIEAYRTGRGRIYMRARAEIEDIDKVGGRQQIIVTELPYQLNKARLIEKIAELVKEKKLEGITELRDESDKDGMRVVIELRRGEVPEVILNNLYAQTQMQSVFGINVVALVDGRPRTMNLKDMLEVFIRHRREVVTRRTVYELRKARERGHILEGQAVALSNIDPVIELIKTSPTPADAKERLIAAAWESSAVEAMVERAGADSCRPDDLDPQYGLREGKYYLSPEQAQAILELRLHRLTGLEHEKLLAEYQEILTQIGELIRILNSATRLMEVIREELEKVKAEFGDARRTEIMASQTDLTIADLITEEERVVTISHGGYAKSQPLHAYQAQRRGGKGKSATGVKDEDYIEHLLVANSHATLLLFSSKGKVYWLRTFEIPEASRTARGRPLVNLLPLDEGERITAMLQVDLEAVRQQAPEGEDGDDVIEGVLVEAEEVIEEVGDDEDADDDSADEPTGTYVFMATANGTVKKTPLVQFSKPRSSGLIALRLEEGDTLIAAAVTDGAREVMMFSDGGKVIRFKESKVRTMGRTARGVRGMRLPEGQRIISMLIPEAGAQILTASARGYGKRTEMAEFPRRGRGGQGVIAMVINERNGNLIGAIQVQNGEEIMMISDQGTLVRTRVDELRCLGRNTQGVILIKLATDETLVGLERVQEPSGVDDDEIEGEELDGDVLAEGADAESVEAADEGETSVDAPSDEE; encoded by the coding sequence ATGGGCGAACTGGCCAAAGAAATCCTCCCGGTCAATATCGAAGACGAGCTGAAACAGTCCTACCTCGACTACGCGATGAGCGTAATCGTCGGTCGCGCCCTGCCGGATGCGCGTGATGGCTTGAAGCCCGTGCACCGTCGCGTGCTGTTCGCAATGAGCGAGCTGGGTAACGACTGGAACAAGGCGTACAAGAAATCTGCCCGTGTGGTCGGTGACGTCATCGGTAAGTACCACCCCCACGGTGACACGGCGGTGTACGACACCATCGTGCGCATGGCCCAGCCGTTCTCGCTGCGCTACATGCTGGTCGATGGCCAGGGCAACTTCGGTTCGGTGGACGGCGACAACGCCGCGGCCATGCGTTACACCGAAGTGCGCATGGCCAAGCTGGCCCATGAGCTGCTGGCGGACCTGGACAAGGAAACCGTCGACTGGGTGCCCAACTACGACGGCACCGAGCAGATTCCGGCGGTCATGCCGACCAAGATCCCCAACCTGCTGGTCAACGGCTCGTCGGGTATCGCCGTGGGCATGGCGACCAACATCCCGCCGCACAACCTCTCCGAAGTGATCGACGGTTGCCTGGCGCTGATGGACAACGGCGAGCTCACCGTCGACGAGCTGATGCAGTACATCCCCGGTCCGGACTTCCCCACCGCGGGCATCATCAACGGTCGCGCCGGCATCATCGAGGCCTACCGTACCGGCCGTGGCCGCATTTATATGCGTGCCCGTGCCGAGATCGAGGACATCGACAAGGTCGGTGGCCGCCAGCAGATCATCGTCACCGAGCTGCCGTACCAGCTGAACAAGGCACGGTTGATCGAGAAGATCGCCGAGCTGGTCAAAGAGAAGAAGCTCGAAGGCATCACCGAACTGCGCGACGAGTCCGACAAGGACGGCATGCGCGTGGTCATCGAGCTGCGTCGGGGTGAAGTGCCGGAGGTGATCCTCAACAACCTCTACGCCCAGACCCAGATGCAGAGCGTCTTTGGTATCAACGTGGTGGCCCTGGTCGATGGCCGGCCGCGCACGATGAACCTCAAGGACATGCTCGAAGTGTTCATCCGTCACCGCCGCGAAGTGGTGACCCGCCGGACCGTCTACGAACTGCGCAAGGCGCGCGAGCGTGGTCACATCCTTGAAGGCCAGGCGGTAGCCCTGTCCAACATCGACCCGGTGATCGAACTGATCAAGACCTCGCCGACCCCGGCCGACGCCAAGGAGCGCCTGATCGCCGCCGCCTGGGAATCCAGTGCCGTGGAGGCCATGGTCGAGCGCGCCGGTGCCGACTCCTGCCGTCCGGACGATCTCGATCCGCAATACGGTCTGCGTGAAGGCAAGTACTACCTGTCGCCCGAGCAGGCCCAGGCCATCCTCGAGCTGCGCCTGCACCGCCTGACGGGTCTGGAGCATGAGAAGCTGCTGGCCGAATACCAGGAGATCCTCACCCAGATCGGCGAGCTGATCCGCATCTTGAACAGTGCCACGCGTCTGATGGAAGTCATCCGCGAGGAGCTGGAGAAGGTCAAAGCCGAGTTCGGCGACGCCCGTCGCACCGAGATCATGGCCTCGCAGACCGACCTGACCATCGCCGACCTGATCACCGAAGAAGAGCGCGTGGTGACCATCTCCCACGGCGGCTACGCCAAGTCCCAGCCGCTGCATGCCTACCAGGCTCAGCGTCGCGGCGGCAAAGGCAAGTCGGCCACCGGGGTGAAGGACGAGGATTACATCGAACACCTGCTGGTCGCCAACAGCCACGCCACCCTGCTGCTGTTCTCCAGCAAGGGCAAGGTCTACTGGCTGCGCACCTTCGAGATCCCGGAAGCCTCGCGTACCGCGCGTGGTCGTCCGCTGGTCAACCTGCTGCCGCTGGATGAGGGCGAGCGCATCACCGCGATGCTCCAGGTCGATCTGGAAGCCGTACGCCAGCAAGCACCGGAAGGTGAAGACGGCGACGACGTGATCGAAGGCGTGCTGGTCGAGGCGGAAGAAGTCATCGAAGAAGTCGGCGACGACGAAGATGCCGATGACGACAGCGCCGACGAGCCGACCGGTACCTACGTGTTCATGGCGACCGCCAACGGTACCGTGAAGAAAACCCCGCTGGTGCAGTTCAGCAAGCCGCGCAGTTCCGGCCTGATCGCCCTGCGTCTGGAAGAGGGCGACACCCTGATCGCCGCTGCCGTGACCGACGGTGCGCGTGAAGTGATGATGTTCTCCGATGGCGGCAAGGTCATCCGCTTCAAGGAAAGCAAGGTGCGCACCATGGGCCGTACCGCCCGCGGCGTGCGTGGCATGCGCCTGCCGGAAGGCCAGCGCATCATCTCCATGCTGATCCCGGAAGCCGGCGCGCAGATCCTTACCGCCTCGGCGCGTGGTTACGGCAAGCGCACCGAGATGGCCGAGTTCCCGCGCCGCGGGCGTGGTGGTCAGGGCGTGATCGCCATGGTCATCAACGAGCGCAACGGCAACCTGATCGGTGCCATCCAGGTGCAGAACGGCGAGGAGATCATGATGATTTCCGACCAGGGCACCCTGGTGCGCACCCGCGTCGACGAACTGCGCTGCCTGGGTCGTAACACCCAGGGCGTGATCCTGATCAAGCTGGCTACCGACGAGACCCTGGTTGGTCTGGAACGCGTGCAGGAGCCATCCGGCGTGGATGACGACGAGATCGAAGGCGAAGAGCTGGACGGCGACGTGCTTGCCGAAGGCGCCGATGCCGAATCAGTGGAAGCGGCGGACGAGGGCGAGACCTCGGTAGATGCCCCAAGCGACGAAGAGTGA
- a CDS encoding TRZ/ATZ family hydrolase yields MPDQRAPLDLLLLPTWLVPVEPAGVVLREHGLGIRDGRIALIAPRAEALKHPAKEVRELPGHLLTPGLINAHGHAAMTLFRGLADDLPLMSWLQDHIWPAEAKWVDEDFVRDGTELAIAEQLKGGITCFSDMYFFPEVASELVHKSGIRAQMTIPVLDFPTPGARDADEALRKGLKLFDELKLHPRIKIAFGPHAPYSVSDDKLENVRMLAEELDAGIHMHVHETAFEVQQSLELHGVRPLQRLANLGLLGPRFQAVHMTQISDEDIALLVESNSSVIHCPESNLKLASGFCPVEKLWQAGVNVAIGTDGAASNNNLDLLGETRTAALLAKAVAGSATALDAHSALRMATLNGARALGLDEETGSLELGKLADLVAFDLSGLAQQPVYDPVSQLIYAGSRSCVQHLWVGGKQLLDQGRLSRLDEDRIIANARAWGARIADTHSI; encoded by the coding sequence ATGCCCGACCAGCGCGCGCCGCTCGATCTGCTGCTCCTGCCAACCTGGCTGGTGCCGGTCGAGCCTGCCGGGGTGGTGTTGCGCGAGCACGGGCTGGGCATCCGCGATGGCCGCATCGCCCTGATCGCGCCACGCGCCGAAGCGCTCAAGCATCCGGCCAAGGAAGTGCGCGAGCTGCCGGGCCACCTGCTCACTCCCGGCCTGATCAACGCCCACGGCCATGCGGCCATGACCCTGTTCCGCGGCCTGGCCGATGACCTGCCGCTGATGAGCTGGCTGCAGGACCATATCTGGCCAGCCGAAGCCAAGTGGGTCGACGAGGATTTCGTGCGCGACGGCACCGAGCTGGCCATCGCCGAACAACTCAAGGGCGGCATCACCTGCTTCTCCGACATGTACTTCTTTCCGGAAGTGGCCAGCGAGCTGGTGCACAAGAGCGGCATCCGCGCGCAGATGACCATTCCCGTGCTGGACTTCCCTACCCCCGGCGCCCGCGACGCCGACGAGGCGCTACGCAAGGGGCTCAAGCTGTTCGACGAGCTCAAGCTGCACCCACGAATCAAGATCGCCTTCGGCCCGCACGCGCCCTACTCGGTCAGCGACGACAAGCTGGAGAACGTGCGCATGCTGGCCGAGGAGCTGGATGCCGGCATTCATATGCACGTGCACGAGACCGCCTTCGAGGTGCAACAGAGCCTGGAGCTGCACGGTGTGCGCCCGCTGCAGCGGCTGGCCAACCTTGGCCTGCTCGGCCCGCGCTTCCAGGCCGTGCACATGACCCAGATCAGCGACGAAGACATCGCCCTGCTGGTAGAAAGCAACAGCAGCGTGATCCATTGCCCGGAGTCCAACCTCAAGCTGGCCAGCGGTTTCTGCCCGGTGGAAAAGCTCTGGCAGGCCGGCGTCAATGTCGCCATTGGCACCGACGGTGCGGCCAGCAACAACAATCTCGACCTGCTCGGCGAAACCCGTACCGCCGCCCTGCTGGCCAAAGCGGTAGCCGGCAGCGCCACTGCCCTGGATGCCCACAGCGCCCTGCGCATGGCCACGCTAAACGGCGCGCGCGCCTTGGGCCTGGATGAGGAAACCGGCTCACTGGAGCTGGGCAAGCTGGCCGACCTGGTCGCCTTCGACCTCTCCGGCCTGGCCCAGCAACCGGTCTATGACCCGGTGTCGCAACTGATCTACGCCGGCAGCCGCAGCTGTGTGCAGCACCTCTGGGTTGGCGGCAAGCAACTGCTCGACCAGGGCCGCCTGAGCCGCCTGGACGAAGACCGCATCATCGCCAATGCCCGCGCCTGGGGCGCGCGCATTGCTGACACGCATTCGATTTAA
- the mtnA gene encoding S-methyl-5-thioribose-1-phosphate isomerase has product MREQLLAAEKVKAIEWRDGKLHLLDQRLLPREETWLAYDSAAGVAEAIRQMVVRGAPAIGIAAAFGLVLGARARLAEGDADWQVELEGDFTVLADSRPTAVNLFWALERMRERLQRLKVGENPLLALEAEALGILESDREANLTMAQLGMELIRKHQGSPQNILTHCNTGALATGGFGTALGVIRAAYLDGLVERVYADETRPWLQGSRLTAWELEGEGVPVTLNADSAAAHLMKTRGITWVIVGADRITANGDVANKIGTYQLAVCAMHHGVRFMVVAPSSTIDMGLEDGEDIPIEERDGRELLDVGGQRIAANVDAYNPVFDVTPADLIDAIVTEKGIVERPDAAKMAQLMCRKRLH; this is encoded by the coding sequence ATGCGCGAGCAATTGCTGGCGGCTGAGAAGGTAAAAGCCATTGAGTGGCGAGATGGCAAGCTGCACTTGCTCGATCAGCGTCTGCTGCCGCGTGAGGAAACCTGGCTGGCGTATGACTCCGCGGCCGGGGTGGCCGAGGCCATTCGCCAGATGGTGGTGCGTGGGGCGCCAGCCATTGGTATAGCCGCGGCGTTCGGCCTGGTGCTGGGTGCGCGGGCGCGCCTGGCCGAGGGCGATGCCGACTGGCAGGTGGAGCTGGAAGGGGATTTCACCGTGCTGGCCGACTCGCGGCCGACGGCGGTCAACCTGTTCTGGGCTCTGGAGCGCATGCGTGAGCGCCTGCAGCGCCTGAAGGTTGGGGAAAATCCGCTGCTGGCGCTGGAGGCGGAAGCCCTCGGCATCCTGGAAAGCGACCGCGAAGCCAATCTGACCATGGCCCAGCTCGGCATGGAGTTGATCCGCAAGCATCAGGGCAGTCCGCAGAACATCCTCACCCACTGCAATACCGGCGCCCTGGCCACTGGTGGCTTCGGTACCGCGCTGGGGGTGATTCGCGCCGCGTACCTGGATGGTCTGGTCGAGCGCGTGTATGCCGACGAAACCCGGCCCTGGCTGCAGGGCTCGCGCCTGACCGCCTGGGAGCTGGAAGGCGAGGGCGTGCCGGTCACCCTGAATGCGGATTCGGCCGCGGCGCACTTGATGAAGACCCGTGGCATTACCTGGGTCATAGTCGGCGCCGACCGCATCACCGCCAACGGTGATGTGGCCAACAAGATCGGCACCTACCAGCTGGCCGTCTGCGCCATGCACCACGGCGTGCGCTTCATGGTGGTGGCGCCCAGTTCGACCATCGACATGGGCTTGGAAGATGGCGAGGACATTCCCATCGAGGAGCGCGATGGGCGCGAGTTGCTGGATGTCGGCGGCCAGCGCATTGCTGCCAATGTCGATGCCTACAACCCGGTGTTCGATGTCACGCCGGCCGACCTGATCGACGCCATCGTCACCGAAAAGGGCATAGTCGAGCGGCCGGATGCGGCGAAAATGGCGCAACTGATGTGCCGCAAGCGCCTGCACTGA
- the ubiG gene encoding bifunctional 2-polyprenyl-6-hydroxyphenol methylase/3-demethylubiquinol 3-O-methyltransferase UbiG: MSNVDHAEIAKFEALAHRWWDRESEFKPLHDINPLRVNWIDERVGLAGKKVLDVGCGGGILSESMAQRGATVMGIDMGEAPLAVAQLHQLESGVSVEYRQITAEALAEEMPGQFDVITCLEMLEHVPDPSSVIRACYRMVKPGGQVFFSTINRNPKAYLFAVVGAEYLLRLLPRGTHDFKKFIRPSELGAWSRAAGLTVKDIIGLTYNPLTKHYKLAADVDVNYMIQTLREE, translated from the coding sequence ATGAGCAACGTCGACCACGCCGAAATCGCCAAATTCGAAGCCCTCGCCCACCGCTGGTGGGACCGCGAGAGCGAGTTCAAGCCGCTGCATGACATCAACCCGCTACGGGTCAACTGGATCGACGAACGCGTCGGCCTGGCCGGCAAGAAGGTGCTCGACGTCGGCTGCGGCGGCGGCATCCTCAGCGAATCCATGGCCCAGCGGGGAGCAACGGTCATGGGCATCGATATGGGCGAAGCGCCGCTGGCCGTGGCCCAGCTGCACCAGCTGGAGTCCGGGGTCAGCGTCGAATACCGGCAGATCACCGCCGAAGCCCTGGCCGAAGAAATGCCCGGCCAGTTCGACGTGATCACCTGCCTGGAAATGCTCGAGCACGTGCCGGATCCGTCCTCGGTGATCCGCGCCTGCTACCGCATGGTCAAGCCCGGCGGCCAGGTGTTCTTCTCCACCATCAACCGCAACCCCAAGGCCTACCTGTTCGCCGTGGTCGGCGCCGAATACCTCCTGCGCCTGTTGCCTCGCGGCACCCATGACTTCAAGAAATTCATCCGCCCCTCCGAACTGGGGGCCTGGAGCCGCGCCGCCGGCCTGACCGTCAAGGACATCATTGGCCTGACCTACAACCCGCTGACCAAGCACTACAAGCTGGCCGCCGACGTGGACGTCAACTACATGATCCAGACCCTGCGCGAGGAGTAA
- the mupP gene encoding N-acetylmuramic acid 6-phosphate phosphatase MupP, translating to MRLRAVLFDMDGTLLDTAPDFIAVCQAMLKARDLPAVDDQLIRDQISGGARAMVAATFAMDIQAEGFEALRLEFLERYQQHCAVLSRPFDGMPELLADIEQAKLIWGVATNKPVCFAGPIMQQLGLAERSAVLVCPDHVSRSKPDPEMLLLACQKIGVQPGEVLFVGDDARDIEAGRAAGCKTAAVTYGYIHPNDNPRHWGADVVVEHPLELRGVLDRALCSC from the coding sequence ATGCGCTTGCGAGCCGTACTCTTCGACATGGACGGAACCCTGCTGGACACCGCCCCTGACTTCATCGCCGTGTGCCAGGCCATGCTCAAGGCGCGCGACCTGCCGGCCGTGGACGACCAACTGATCCGCGACCAAATTTCCGGCGGCGCCCGCGCCATGGTGGCCGCCACCTTCGCCATGGACATCCAGGCCGAGGGCTTCGAGGCCCTGCGCCTGGAGTTTCTCGAGCGCTACCAGCAGCACTGCGCCGTGCTCAGCCGGCCGTTCGACGGCATGCCCGAGCTGCTCGCCGATATCGAGCAGGCCAAGCTGATCTGGGGCGTGGCCACCAACAAGCCCGTGTGTTTCGCCGGACCGATCATGCAGCAGCTGGGTCTGGCCGAACGCTCGGCGGTACTGGTCTGCCCGGACCACGTCAGCCGCAGCAAGCCGGACCCGGAAATGCTCCTGCTGGCCTGCCAGAAGATCGGCGTACAACCCGGTGAAGTGCTGTTCGTCGGCGACGACGCGCGCGACATCGAAGCCGGCCGCGCCGCTGGCTGCAAGACCGCCGCGGTCACCTATGGCTACATCCACCCGAACGACAACCCCCGCCACTGGGGCGCCGACGTGGTAGTGGAGCATCCCCTGGAATTGCGCGGCGTACTCGACCGCGCCCTGTGCAGCTGCTGA
- the pheA gene encoding prephenate dehydratase gives MSDVDQLKALRVRIDSLDEKILELISDRARCAQEVARVKMLSLPAGEAPVFYRPEREAWVLKHIMELNKGPLDNEEVARLFREIMSSCLALEQPLKIAYLGPEGTFSQAAALKHFGHAVISQPMAAIDEVFREVAAGAVNFGVVPVENSTEGAVNHTLDSFLEHDMVICGEVELRIHHHLLVGETTKTDKITRIYSHAQSLAQCRKWLDAHYPNVERVAVSSNAEAAKRVKSEWNSAAIAGDMAASLYGLSKLAEKIEDRPDNSTRFLIIGSQEVPPTGDDKTSVIVSMRNKPGTLHELLVPFHNNGIDLTRIETRPSRSGKWTYVFFIDFVGHHQDPLIKDVLEKINQEAVALKVLGSYPKAVL, from the coding sequence ATGAGTGACGTTGATCAGCTCAAGGCGCTGCGCGTGCGCATCGACAGCCTCGATGAGAAGATTCTCGAGCTGATCAGCGACCGCGCGCGCTGTGCCCAGGAAGTGGCGCGGGTGAAGATGCTCTCGCTGCCTGCCGGCGAAGCGCCGGTGTTCTACCGCCCCGAGCGTGAAGCCTGGGTGCTCAAGCACATCATGGAGCTGAACAAGGGGCCGCTGGACAACGAGGAAGTGGCGCGGCTGTTCCGCGAAATCATGTCCTCCTGCCTGGCCCTCGAGCAGCCGCTGAAGATCGCCTACCTCGGTCCGGAAGGCACTTTCTCCCAGGCCGCGGCGCTCAAGCACTTCGGTCACGCGGTGATCAGCCAGCCGATGGCGGCGATCGACGAAGTGTTCCGCGAAGTGGCTGCCGGTGCGGTCAACTTCGGCGTGGTGCCGGTGGAAAACTCCACCGAGGGTGCGGTCAACCACACCCTCGACAGCTTCCTCGAGCACGACATGGTCATCTGCGGTGAGGTGGAGTTGCGTATCCACCACCACCTGCTGGTCGGTGAAACCACTAAGACCGACAAGATTACCCGCATCTACTCCCACGCCCAGTCCCTGGCCCAGTGCCGCAAGTGGCTGGACGCGCACTACCCGAATGTCGAGCGCGTGGCGGTTTCCAGCAACGCCGAAGCGGCCAAGCGGGTGAAGAGCGAGTGGAACTCGGCGGCTATCGCCGGCGACATGGCGGCGAGCCTGTATGGCCTGAGCAAGCTGGCCGAGAAGATCGAGGATCGCCCGGACAACTCCACGCGCTTCCTCATCATTGGCAGCCAGGAAGTGCCGCCGACCGGCGACGACAAGACCTCTGTGATCGTTTCCATGCGCAACAAGCCGGGCACACTGCACGAGCTGCTGGTGCCGTTCCACAACAACGGCATCGACCTGACCCGCATCGAGACCCGCCCGTCGCGTAGTGGCAAGTGGACCTACGTGTTCTTCATCGACTTCGTCGGTCACCACCAGGACCCGCTGATCAAGGACGTGTTGGAAAAGATCAATCAGGAAGCCGTGGCGCTCAAGGTGCTGGGTTCCTACCCGAAAGCGGTACTTTAA
- the hisC gene encoding histidinol-phosphate transaminase codes for MSCDFLARAVPGVQKLSPYVPGKPVDELARELNLDPAGIVKLASNENPLGPSPKALEAIRTELAELTRYPDGNGFELKSRLAARCGVSVAQVTLGNGSNDILDLVARAWLAPGLNAVFSQYAFAVYPIATQAVGAQGKAVPAQAHGHDLQAMLAAIDGNTRVVFIANPNNPTGTWFGPDALESFLGRVPQDVLVVLDEAYIEYAEGDELPDGLDYLARYPNLIVSRTFSKAYGLASLRVGYALSSPQVADVLNRVRQPFNVNSLALSAACAALDDADYLAESRRGNDAGMAQLEAGFAALGLSWIPSKGNFIAVDFARDAAPINQALLQEGVIVRPVGGYGMPTFLRVSIGTQAENARFLDVLGQVLARG; via the coding sequence ATGAGTTGCGATTTCCTCGCCCGCGCCGTACCGGGCGTGCAGAAGCTTTCGCCCTACGTGCCGGGTAAACCGGTCGACGAACTGGCCCGTGAGCTGAACCTCGATCCGGCCGGCATCGTCAAGCTGGCCAGTAACGAGAACCCGCTGGGCCCGTCGCCGAAGGCGCTGGAGGCTATTCGCACCGAACTGGCCGAGCTGACCCGCTACCCCGACGGCAACGGTTTCGAGCTGAAGTCCAGGCTGGCGGCGCGCTGTGGCGTGAGTGTGGCCCAGGTGACCCTCGGTAACGGCTCCAATGACATTCTCGATCTGGTCGCTCGCGCCTGGCTGGCGCCGGGGCTGAATGCGGTGTTCAGTCAGTACGCCTTCGCCGTCTACCCGATCGCCACCCAGGCGGTCGGTGCCCAGGGCAAGGCGGTGCCGGCCCAGGCCCATGGTCACGATCTGCAAGCCATGCTGGCGGCCATCGACGGCAACACCCGCGTGGTGTTCATCGCCAATCCGAACAACCCGACCGGCACATGGTTCGGTCCGGATGCGCTGGAATCATTCCTCGGCCGCGTGCCGCAGGACGTGCTGGTGGTGCTGGACGAGGCCTACATCGAATACGCCGAGGGCGACGAACTGCCGGATGGTCTCGACTATCTGGCGCGTTACCCCAATCTGATCGTCTCGCGCACCTTCTCCAAGGCCTATGGCCTGGCCTCGCTGCGGGTCGGTTATGCGCTGTCCTCGCCGCAGGTCGCCGATGTGCTGAACCGCGTGCGCCAGCCGTTCAACGTCAACAGCCTGGCCCTCAGTGCTGCCTGCGCGGCCCTGGATGACGCCGACTACCTGGCCGAGAGTCGCCGGGGCAACGATGCCGGCATGGCTCAGCTGGAAGCGGGTTTCGCTGCGCTGGGGCTGAGCTGGATTCCCTCCAAGGGCAATTTCATCGCCGTCGACTTCGCCCGCGATGCGGCGCCCATCAATCAGGCGCTGTTGCAAGAGGGCGTGATCGTGCGTCCGGTGGGCGGCTACGGCATGCCGACCTTCCTGCGCGTGTCCATCGGTACTCAGGCGGAAAACGCCCGTTTCCTCGACGTACTGGGCCAGGTGCTCGCGCGTGGCTGA